Below is a window of Poecilia reticulata strain Guanapo linkage group LG8, Guppy_female_1.0+MT, whole genome shotgun sequence DNA.
NNNNNNNNNNNNNNNNNNNNNNNNNNNNNNNNNNNNNNNNNNNNNNNNNNNNNNNNNNNNNNNNNNNNNNNNNNNNNNNNNNNNNNNNNNNNNNNNNNNNNNNNNNNNNNNNNNNNNNNNNNNNNNNNNNNNNNNNNNNNNNNNNNNNNNNNNNNNNNNNNNNNNNNNNNNNNNNNNNNNNNNNNNNNNNNNNNNNNNNNNNNNNNNNNNNNNNNNNNNNNNNNNNNNNNNNNNNNNNNNNNNNNNNNNNNNNNNNNNNNNNNNNNNNNNNNNNNNNNNNNNNNNNNNNNNNNNNNNNNNNNNNNNNNNNNNNNNNNNNNNNNNNNNNNNNNNNNNNNNNNNNNNNNNNNNNNNNNNNNNNNNNNNNNNNNNNNNNNNNNNNNNNNNNNNNNNNNNNNNNNNNNNNNNNNNNNNNNNNNNNNNNNNNNNNNNNNNNNNNNNNNNNNNNNNNNNNNNNNNNNNNNNNNNNNNNNNNNNNNNNNNNNNNNNNNNNNNNNNNNNNNNNNNNNNNNNNNNNNNNNNNNNNNNNNNNNNNNNNNNNNNNNNNNNNNNNNNNNNNNNNNNNNNNNNNNNNNNNNNNNNNNNNNNNNNNNNNNNNNNNNNNNNNNNNNNNNNNNNNNNNNNNNNNNNNNNNNNNNNNNNNNNNNNNNNNNNNNNNNNNNNNNNNNNNNNNNNNNNNNNNNNNNNNNNNNNNNNNNNNNNNNNNNNNNNNNNNNNNNNNNNNNNNNNNNNNNNNNNNNNNNNNNNNNNNNNNNNNNNNNNNNNNNNNNNNNNNNNNNNNNNNNNNNNNNNNNNNNNNNNNNNNNNNNNNNNNNNNNNNNNNNNNNNNNNNNNNNNNNNNNNNNNNNNNNNNNNNNNNNNNNNNNNNNNNNNNNNNNNNNNNNNNNNNNNNNNNNNNNNNNNNNNNNNNNNNNNNNNNNNNNNNNNNNNNNNNNNNNNNNNNNNNNNNNNNNNNNNNNNNNNNNNNNNNNNNNNNNNNNNNNNNNNNNNNNNNNNNNNNNNNNNNNNNNNNNNNNNNNNNNNNNNAACTCTATCAGtataaaatgaaattgaaaattgatttaattCTGGTAGTACAATCACAAAAAAGGGAAAGCTTTCTGTTAAATGAATTCTTTACAAACATGTTGARCAATgtcttacaaaagtattcatgtggTTTAAACACTTTTCCAAATTTGATGTAATAACCAAATTTGTGACGTATTTGAATGGAATTTTATGTTATTGACCACATGCTAAGATTAAACTGCTGTCTTCTACTTGAAGGATACATAAATACGGCCAAGTTTCARATTTATCTtagtaaaatattcaaaaacattGTATCATTTTCATCCCACTTCACTTtgagctactttgtgttgttctatcaagtaaaaatacaaactgcCTTAAAATTTGTGACTGTAACAAGTGAGTGAATCTTCCTGTAATGCACGGAAGCCAGTTTTCCAAGCAGSAAGTGTAAAATCATTACATATTCCTTTAAACAAGATGCAAATgagagaaaattagaaaatgaaaacctttaatTCCAACAGTAAATTTCCCATTTTCTAACTGCCCTTGCCCTCCTCACCTTTatcatttttgaatattttgtcaTATAGGACTGAGTACGTTTGAATAATATTTTGTAATTCAAAGAAATTTCAGAGACAGTGAAAGATTTTTATCTCACAGAAACCGTTGATCAGGATTACTCAGCCCGCCTCCCGTGGACCGTTTCAGAGGAGGTGCTGCTGGGtgtttcctctgctgcctcTCAGACAAGTAGCTCTCGCGCTTAGCTGGTTAGTTAGTTGGTTATTGAAACAGCCAAAATGACTAGTCTCACTGCCAAGGACAAGGACACCGTCAAGGCCTTCTGGAGAAAGATTTMTCCCAAGGCAGCAGCCATTGGTACAGATGCTCTTGTCAGGTAAATGAGACCTGAAACCTTTTGAATTTCAAcaacttttttgtttacaattttaCCCATCCATTCTACTCTTCCACTCAGGATGCTGTCGGTTTACCCACAGACCAAGACCTACTTCTCCCACTGGAAGGACATGAGCCCCGGSTCTGCTCCAGTGAAGAAGCACGGAGCCACGGTGATGGCTGGAGTWGCTGACGCTGTGGCTAAAATCGACGACCTGGCTGCAGGTCTGCTCAACCTGAGCGAGCTGCACGCCTTCAAGCTCAGAGTGGACCCCGCCAACTTTAAGGTGAGGATTCAGAGCTGAGAGTGTGGTTTGAGTCCTNNNNNNNNNNNNNNNNNNNNNNNNNNNNNNNNNNNNNNNNNNNNNNNNNNNNNNNNNNNNNNNNNNNNNNNNNNNNNNNNNNNNNNNNNNNNNNNNNNNNNNNNNNNNNNNNNNNNNNNNNNNNNNNNNNNNNNNNNNNNNNNNNNNNNNNNNNNNNNNNNNNNNNNNNNNNNNNNNNNNNNNNNNNNNNNNNNNNNNNNNNNNNNNNNNNNNNNNNNNNNNNNNNNNNNNNNNNNNNNNNNNNNNNNNNNNNNNNNNNNNNNNNNNNNNNNNNNNNNNNNNNNNNNNNNNNNNNNNNNNNNNNNNNNNNNNNNNNNNNNNNNNNNNNNNNNNNNNNNNNNNNNNNNNNNNNNNNNNNNNNNNNNNNNNNNNNNNNNNNNNNNNNNNNNNNNNNNNNNNNNNNNNNNNNNNNNNNNNNNNNNNNNNNNNNNNNNNNNNNNNNNNNNNNNNNNNNNNNNNNNNNNNNNNNNNNNNNNNNNNNNNNNNNNNNNNNNNNNNNNNNNNNNNNNNNNNNNNNNNNNNNNNNNNNNNNNNNNNNNNNNNNNNNNNNNNNNNNNNNNNNNNNNNNNNNNNNNNNNNNNNNNNNNNNNNNNNNNNNNNNNNNNNNNNNNNNNNNNNNNNNNNNNNNNNNNNNNNNNNNNNNNNNNNNNNNNNNNNNNNNNNNNNNNNNNNNNNNNNNNNNNNNNNNNNNNNNNNNNNNNNNNNNNNNNNNNNNNNNNNNNNNNNNNNNNNNNNNNNNNNNNNNNNNNNNNNNNNNNNNNNNNNNNNNNNNNNNNNNNNNNNNNNNNNNNNNNNNNNNNNNNNNNNNNNNNNNNNNNNNNNNNNNNNNNNNNNNNNNNNNNNNNNNNNNNNNNNNNNNNNNNNNNNNNNNNNNNNNNNNNNNNNNNNNNNNNNNNNNNNNNNNNNNNNNNNNNNNNNNNNNNNNNNNNNNNNNNNNNNNNNNNNNNNNNNNNNNNNNNNNNNNNNNNNNNNNNNNNNNNNNNNNNNNNNNNNNNNNNNNNNNNNNNNNNNNNNNNNNNNNNNNNNNNNNNNNNNNNNNNNNNNNNNNNNNNNNNNNNNNNNNNNNNNNNNNNNNNNNNNNNNNNNNNNNNNNNNNNNNNNNNNNNNNNNNNNNNNNNNNNNNNNNNNNNNNNNNNNNNNNNNNNNNNNNNNNNNNNNNNNNNNNNNNNNNNNNNNNNNNNNNNNNNNNNNNNNNNNNNNNNNNNNNNNNNNNNNNNNNNNNNNNNNNNNNNNNNNNNNNNNNNNNNNNNNNNNNNNNNNNNNNNNNNNNNNNNNNNNNNNNNNNNNNNNNNNNNNNNNNNNNNNNNNNNNNNNNNNNNNNNNNNNNNNNNNNNNNNNNNNNNNNNNNNNNNNNNNNNNNNNNNNNNNNNNNNNNNNNNNNNNNNNNNNNNNNNNNNNNNNNNNNNNNNNNNNNNNNNNNNNNNNNNNNNNNNNNNNNNNNNNNNNNNNNNNNNNNNNNNNNNNNNNNNNNNNNNNNNNNNNNNNNNNNNNNNNNNNNNNNNNNNNNNNNNNNNNNNNNNNNNNNNNNNNNNNNNNNNNNNNNNNNNNNNNNNNNNNNNNNNNNNNNNNNNNNNNNNNNNNNNNNNNNNNNNNNNNNNNNNNNNNNNNNNNNNNNNNNNNNNNNNNNNNNNNNNNNNNNNNNNNNNNNNNNNNNNNNNNNNNNNNNNNNNNNNNNNNNNNNNNNNNNNNNNNNNNNNNNNNNNNNNNNNNNNNNNNNNNNNNNNNNNNNNNNNNNNNNNNNNNNNNNNNNNNNNNNNNNNNNNNNNNNNNNNNNNNNNNNNNNNNNNNNNNNNNNNNNNNNNNNNNNNNNNNNNNNN
It encodes the following:
- the LOC103468876 gene encoding hemoglobin embryonic subunit alpha-like, which encodes MTSLTAKDKDTVKAFWRKIXPKAAAIGTDALVRMLSVYPQTKTYFSHWKDMSPGSAPVKKHGATVMAGVADAVAKIDDLAAGLLNLSELHAFKLRVDPANFKVRIQS